One part of the Mya arenaria isolate MELC-2E11 chromosome 3, ASM2691426v1 genome encodes these proteins:
- the LOC128227999 gene encoding uncharacterized protein LOC128227999, producing MRPKSNSVLQNIVKCGNLFKKNVDSRKYSTMHSVHEYIAPEWARQLKNIPKQKMQLANIPTPIHEWRLPGIPENFHVSIKRDDMTGSTLSGNKVRKLEFLMADCLTQGCKHVITCGGLQSNHCRAVATCARELGLQPHLVLRTDIEDPSSVSCEGNLLLDRLCAAKIYLSPRHSPYLTHLKPRMDKLAENIGAETGERCYKIPVGGSNSLGLWGYINMFSELVTQGAVEQFDDLIFATGSGSTAGGLAIGNYLTGSKLRIHGISVSDDARYFHAHCQEMLDAVGLHVRAEDILDVIDGHKGLGYGISTQEELDYILSVASSTGIMLDPVYTGKAAIGLQRELNNNPDMFKGNRILFVHTGGVFGLYDGRINDTLKVKRSSTDQIFGWKNLEDFPS from the exons ATGAGACCAAAGTCTAACTCGGTACTTCAAAACATTGTCAAGTGTggcaatttgtttaaaaagaatgtAGACAGTAGAAAATATTCCACAATGCACAGTGTACACGAATACATTGCTCCGGAGTGGGCACGACAGTTGAAAAATATACCCAAACAGAAAATGCAG CTTGCAAACATACCCACCCCAATCCACGAATGGCGACTCCCAGGAATTCCGGAAAATTTCCACGTCTCCATCAAAAGGGACGACATGACTGGCAGCACCCTCTCGGGCAACAAG GTCCGCAAGTTGGAGTTTTTAATGGCCGACTGTCTGACTCAGGGCTGTAAGCACGTAATCACGTGCGGTGGTCTGCAGTCCAACCACTGCCGCGCCGTTGCAACGTGTGCACGGGAACTTGGATTACAACCCCATCTAGTTCTTCGAACAGATATTGAG GACCCAAGCTCTGTGAGTTGCGAGGGCAATCTACTCTTGGACAGACTGTGTGCGGCGAAGATCTACCTCAGCCCTCGACATTCACCATATCTTACACACCTGAAACCGCGCATGGACAAACTTGCAGAAAACATTGG GGCAGAGACCGGAGAGCGGTGTTATAAGATCCCTGTTGGTGGATCCAACTCCCTTGGCCTGTGGGGCTACATCAACATGTTCTCCGAGCTAGTGACGCAGGGCGCGGTCGAGCAGTTTGATGACCTCATCTTCGCAACCGGGAGTGGAAGCACCGCTGGCGGGCTAGCGATTGGCAACTACTTAACTGGCTCAAAACTTAG GATACACGGGATCTCGGTGAGTGATGACGCCCGTTATTTTCACGCGCATTGCCAGGAGATGCTGGACGCTGTGGGGCTGCACGTGCGAGCCGAAGATATTCTTGACGTCATTGACGGACACAAGGGACTTGGCTACGGTATCTCTACACAGGAAGAGCTCG ACTACATTTTGTCGGTAGCAAGCAGTACGGGAATTATGTTAGACCCGGTATACACGGGGAAAGCGGCAATAGGACTGCAACGGGAGCTGAATAACAACCCAGACATGTTTAAGGGGAACAGAATACTTTTTGTACACACTG GTGGTGTGTTTGGACTCTACGATGGCAGAATCAACGATACTTTAAAAGTGAAACGAAGCTCGACTGATCAAATATTTGGGTGGAAAAACTTGGAGGATTTCCCCTCATAA